The genomic stretch GACGGTGAGGTGAGAAAGCTGTTGCTCGATCGCGCCGACCTCGCTCCCGAGGTTCGCCAACGGCTGGTGTCGAAAGTTAGCGAGGCACTTGCCGAGTCGAGCCTGGTCTCCAACCTGCTAGCCGGTTCCCGACTGGAGCGCCTGACGCTTGAGGCAACCGAGACGGCGACATTGGCGATCGCCGGATCCGCATCCCGATTCGAACTGCCGGCGCTGGTCGAGCACATGCGGTCATCGGGAACGCTTACGCCTGCGCTTCTCATCAATGCGCTCTGCACCGGCAAGGCAGACTTCTTGTCGGAAGCCATGGCGGCGCTTTCGGGGCTGGACGAGCCGCGTGTGAGAGCTCTGCTGGCGAGCGGTCGGGCTCCGGCTGTCCGCGCCATGTTCCAGGCGGCGGGTCTTCACCGGGACGTGGCGGCTGTCTTCGTTGCCGGAACGCTCCTCTGGCGTCAGGCTGGTATCATGGAAACCAGCGCTGACATATGCGAGGCACTGCTTTCGGAATGCCGCCAGCTGGGGGCAAGGTCGCCGGTGGTCGCTGACCTGTTGGAGATCGTCGACAGACTTCAGCGCTCAGAACTGCGTGCGGCGGCTCGTTCCTACGCACAGCAGACCGCGCTGGCGGCCTGACGCACTCAGTCCCGTAGCTTCTTTGCGACCCAGGAATAGCTTTCCTCGACGAGGCGGATGGGCTGCCGCATCAAGGTGCCCACACCCTCCGTGGTTGGTAGTACGGCACGCACGCGCTCAATAGCCCTCGATGCGAGGTCAGACTTGGCTTCCTGCGTCAGATCGATTTCCGGATTTTGGTTATTGCTCGGGTCTGGAGGCGTTGCCGCGACCTCGCTCTCACCCGGTCTCTGACAAACCGCGATCACCATCGGATAGGGAGCATTGGCGTGGCTTGCCAGTTCCGCCTCGGAATCCGCGGTGCACAGCTCGATGGTCGGCCATCGTTTCTCCGAGGTGGAGACATAGTGGCACTCTGTCGCGGTGTCGTCACAGCCGAGGATGGTCAGCACGATGATGGCGGCGTTCATGTTGATTTCCTGTCAACGACGCTGTAGCGGCTCATGGTGACGAGACGGTTCTGATCGGAGCCACGTCCGGGTCGAAGGGAACGCTGCTGTCAGTCACCAAGTCCTCGTCGCCTTCCGCGGGATCCACAAGCTTCACTTCGCGGATCCATTCCCGCCAGATTGATACGATCAGGGCCATGAGCACCGGTCCGATGAACAGCCCGAGGAAGCCCATCGTCTTCACTCCGCCGACGAGGCCGAAAAACGTCGGGAGGAAGGGAAGCTTGATCGGCCCCCCGACCAGCCGGGGACGGATCGTCTTGTCGACGATGAAGAGTTCAACCGAGCCCCAGACGAAAAGCCCGATCCCTGCGAAATACGAACCGCTTGCTACGAGATAGACGGAGACCAGCGTGAAGGACAGAGGCGCGCCGCCGGGGATGAGGGCCAT from Pseudorhizobium banfieldiae encodes the following:
- a CDS encoding DUF2336 domain-containing protein, giving the protein MIIQAFLRWLETAAACDRARAANALARAYLASRLQSDQQHAALLAMSHLLDDPAPQVRLGLARALATNPGAPRPIILALAEDQPEIACTVIAQSPVFQDADLVDLVGRGDGLTRGLIATRSGLSPVVSAALAEVGEVGEIVLLLENADAALSRGCLARIADRFGHDGEVRKLLLDRADLAPEVRQRLVSKVSEALAESSLVSNLLAGSRLERLTLEATETATLAIAGSASRFELPALVEHMRSSGTLTPALLINALCTGKADFLSEAMAALSGLDEPRVRALLASGRAPAVRAMFQAAGLHRDVAAVFVAGTLLWRQAGIMETSADICEALLSECRQLGARSPVVADLLEIVDRLQRSELRAAARSYAQQTALAA